A portion of the Salinigranum marinum genome contains these proteins:
- a CDS encoding bifunctional methylenetetrahydrofolate dehydrogenase/methenyltetrahydrofolate cyclohydrolase has product MTHVLDGNAVGDRIRAELRGSIETLADAGVTPGLATVLMSDDPASETYVSMKGRACEDLGIESVHQEIDPDAPADELFDAVETLNGRDDVHGILVQMPVPDHVDSRAILRSIDPVKDVDGFHPENVGRLVAGDARFKPCTPHGVQKLLEAAEVDPEGKDAVVVGRSDIVGKPMANLLIQKAPGGNATTTVCHSRTQDLAEKTRAADIVIAATGYPGLVDGSMIKEGATVIDVGVNRVDADNEKGYELVGDVDFDSAKEKAGVITPVPGGVGPMTITMLLYNTVKAASIQESVPVELP; this is encoded by the coding sequence GTGACGCACGTCCTCGACGGCAACGCGGTCGGCGACCGGATCAGGGCGGAACTCCGCGGGAGCATCGAGACGCTCGCCGACGCGGGCGTGACGCCGGGGCTCGCCACGGTGTTGATGAGCGACGACCCCGCGAGCGAGACGTACGTCTCGATGAAGGGCCGCGCCTGCGAGGACCTCGGCATCGAGAGCGTCCATCAGGAAATCGACCCCGACGCGCCAGCCGACGAGCTGTTCGACGCGGTCGAGACGTTGAACGGCCGCGACGACGTCCACGGCATCCTCGTGCAGATGCCCGTCCCCGACCACGTCGACTCCCGCGCGATCCTGCGGAGCATCGACCCCGTCAAGGACGTCGACGGCTTCCACCCCGAGAACGTCGGGCGACTCGTCGCTGGCGACGCCCGGTTCAAACCCTGCACGCCTCACGGCGTCCAGAAGCTCCTGGAGGCGGCCGAGGTCGATCCCGAGGGGAAGGACGCGGTCGTCGTCGGCCGCTCCGACATCGTCGGCAAACCGATGGCGAACCTGCTCATCCAGAAAGCGCCGGGCGGCAACGCGACGACGACCGTCTGTCACTCCCGGACGCAGGACCTCGCCGAGAAGACCCGGGCGGCCGACATCGTCATCGCCGCGACGGGCTATCCCGGCCTCGTGGACGGCTCGATGATCAAGGAGGGGGCGACCGTCATCGATGTCGGCGTCAACCGCGTGGACGCCGACAACGAGAAGGGGTACGAACTGGTCGGTGACGTCGACTTCGACTCCGCGAAGGAGAAGGCGGGCGTCATCACGCCCGTCCCCGGCGGCGTCGGCCCCATGACGATCACCATGCTGCTGTACAACACGGTCAAGGCCGCGAGCATCCAGGAGTCGGTCCCGGTCGAGTTGCCCTGA
- a CDS encoding glycine cleavage T C-terminal barrel domain-containing protein, whose amino-acid sequence MSQNEGQVSEQEHPNYPSVDQSDRVVPRNLRQSGDPGIEMLVSTRVRKSPFFHKSFNENGAWRCTVYNRLYHPRGLVEPEDGGAMAEYEALTNSVTIWDVAVERQIRVKGPDAEALTNYVITRDATQIEPMHGKYVILCNEDGGVLNDPVLLRPEEDEFWFSISDSTLMQWLQGVNVGMDFDVEIDEIDVAPMQIQGPLAEDVMVDVVGDEVSDIPYYGLMDAEIDGVDVLISQTGFSGEKGYEVYVKDASKYAERVWDPVHDSVVEHGGMQIAPGHHRRIAAGIMSWGQDLDHETSPFQVNLGYQVPDDKEADYIGKEELERQKELIEGGEYPFNLKLVGLKMAGEPIRDYANDFYLISDPETGEECGYLTSPWWNPELETNIGMGFVPAEMLEAETDVPLNDEIYDVELDLEFGVHLPDEYAEEPGEPVFATTAKVPFKESVNPSAREQAKLNAREEADE is encoded by the coding sequence ATGTCACAGAACGAAGGGCAAGTGTCCGAGCAGGAGCATCCGAACTACCCGAGCGTCGACCAGTCGGACCGGGTCGTACCCCGGAACCTCCGACAGTCGGGGGACCCGGGGATCGAGATGCTCGTCTCGACGCGCGTCCGCAAGTCGCCGTTCTTCCACAAGTCGTTCAACGAGAACGGCGCCTGGCGCTGTACAGTCTACAACCGACTCTACCACCCGCGGGGACTCGTCGAACCAGAGGACGGCGGAGCGATGGCCGAGTACGAGGCGCTGACGAACAGCGTCACCATCTGGGACGTAGCCGTCGAGCGCCAGATCCGTGTGAAGGGCCCCGACGCCGAGGCGCTCACGAACTACGTCATCACCCGCGACGCGACGCAGATCGAGCCGATGCACGGCAAGTATGTCATCCTCTGTAACGAGGACGGCGGCGTCCTGAACGACCCGGTGCTCCTGCGTCCCGAGGAAGACGAGTTCTGGTTCTCTATCTCCGACTCCACGCTGATGCAGTGGCTCCAGGGCGTCAACGTCGGCATGGACTTCGACGTCGAGATCGACGAGATCGACGTCGCGCCGATGCAGATCCAGGGCCCGCTCGCGGAGGACGTCATGGTCGACGTCGTCGGCGACGAGGTCTCGGACATCCCCTACTACGGCCTGATGGACGCCGAGATCGACGGCGTCGACGTGCTGATCAGCCAGACCGGCTTCTCCGGCGAGAAGGGCTACGAGGTCTACGTCAAGGACGCCTCGAAGTACGCCGAGCGCGTCTGGGACCCGGTCCACGACTCCGTCGTCGAGCACGGCGGGATGCAGATCGCGCCCGGTCACCACCGCCGGATCGCCGCCGGCATCATGTCCTGGGGCCAGGACCTCGACCACGAGACCTCGCCGTTCCAGGTCAACCTCGGCTACCAGGTGCCCGACGACAAGGAGGCGGACTACATCGGCAAGGAGGAACTCGAGCGCCAGAAGGAACTGATCGAAGGTGGCGAGTACCCGTTCAACCTGAAGCTGGTCGGCCTGAAGATGGCCGGCGAGCCGATCCGGGACTACGCCAACGACTTCTACCTCATCTCCGACCCCGAGACCGGCGAGGAGTGCGGCTACCTCACGTCGCCGTGGTGGAACCCTGAACTCGAAACGAACATCGGGATGGGCTTCGTCCCGGCCGAGATGCTGGAGGCCGAGACGGACGTCCCCCTGAACGACGAGATCTACGACGTCGAACTCGATCTGGAGTTCGGGGTTCACCTTCCCGATGAGTACGCCGAGGAGCCCGGCGAGCCGGTGTTCGCCACCACGGCGAAGGTGCCGTTCAAGGAGTCGGTGAACCCGAGCGCCCGCGAGCAGGCGAAGCTCAACGCCCGCGAGGAAGCCGACGAGTAG
- a CDS encoding methylenetetrahydrofolate reductase — protein sequence MSLTSPSKRTTAGVQRLLAEPKFELMPFDSFGDQMSHLPDGAEIAITASPSLGIDATVEWTEKAAAEGYEIVPHVAARYIEGEEHLDEIARRITDAGVTSIFVPGGEREEPAGPYESAYDLLVALDELGYEFDRVGITGYPEGHHFVDDETMAEAMEKKAPYADYIVTQICYNPDAVIEWIEEIRARGIELPVEVGIPGVMKYQRLLSISQKVGVGDSLGFLRKTTGVVDFVRQLVGSRGKYTPDKLIDGLAPYTDDPDYGIQGVHIYTFNQVPDTESWRRERLAE from the coding sequence ATGTCACTCACATCACCTTCGAAGCGGACGACAGCGGGAGTACAGCGACTGCTGGCGGAGCCGAAGTTCGAGCTGATGCCGTTCGACAGCTTCGGCGACCAGATGAGCCACCTGCCGGACGGCGCGGAGATCGCGATCACCGCCTCGCCGAGCCTGGGCATCGACGCGACCGTCGAGTGGACCGAGAAGGCCGCAGCGGAGGGGTACGAGATCGTCCCTCACGTCGCCGCCCGCTACATCGAGGGCGAGGAACACCTCGACGAGATCGCCCGACGGATCACCGACGCGGGCGTGACGAGCATCTTCGTCCCCGGCGGCGAACGCGAGGAGCCGGCGGGGCCGTACGAGTCGGCGTACGACCTCCTGGTGGCGCTCGACGAACTCGGCTACGAGTTCGACAGAGTCGGCATCACCGGCTACCCCGAGGGCCACCACTTCGTCGACGACGAGACGATGGCGGAGGCGATGGAGAAGAAAGCGCCGTACGCCGACTACATCGTCACCCAGATCTGCTACAACCCCGACGCCGTCATCGAGTGGATCGAGGAGATCCGCGCCCGCGGGATCGAGCTCCCGGTCGAGGTCGGCATCCCCGGCGTCATGAAGTACCAGCGCCTGTTGAGCATCTCCCAGAAGGTTGGCGTCGGTGACTCCCTCGGCTTCCTCCGGAAGACGACCGGTGTGGTCGACTTCGTCCGCCAGCTCGTCGGCTCGCGCGGCAAGTACACGCCCGACAAGCTCATCGACGGCCTCGCGCCGTACACCGACGACCCCGACTACGGGATCCAGGGCGTCCACATCTACACCTTCAACCAGGTGCCCGACACGGAGTCGTGGCGCCGCGAGCGGCTGGCCGAGTAA
- a CDS encoding bifunctional 5,10-methylenetetrahydrofolate dehydrogenase/5,10-methenyltetrahydrofolate cyclohydrolase has translation MTAKPLHGEPVATAIRADVRDRLARLRDEHGRVPTLGTVLVSDDPADERFMDLKHAACDEVGIETRDRRLAPDAAAEELYRAVERLSEAASVDAVFVQTPLPPTVPAVGVGTRIDPRKDVDCFHPENRGRLVAGEPRFVPATTAAVRRLLAAYDLETAGRDVVVVGRSPTIGTPLANRLFQRAGGNATVTVCHSHTNDLGTKTRRADVVVAACGVPELVDGSMLSPGVVVVDVSANRRRGATGTETVGDVDYDSAQETAAAVTPVPGGVGPVTVAALLDNVVLAAERRSDGDDRGTGRR, from the coding sequence GTGACAGCGAAACCGCTTCACGGCGAACCGGTCGCCACGGCGATCCGCGCGGACGTGCGCGACCGACTCGCCCGCCTGCGTGACGAGCACGGGCGGGTCCCGACGCTCGGAACGGTGCTCGTGAGCGACGACCCGGCCGACGAGCGGTTCATGGACCTGAAACACGCCGCCTGCGACGAGGTGGGCATCGAAACGCGCGACCGGCGGCTCGCTCCCGACGCGGCCGCCGAGGAGTTGTATCGGGCGGTCGAGCGGCTCTCGGAGGCGGCGAGCGTGGACGCCGTGTTCGTCCAGACGCCGCTCCCCCCGACGGTGCCGGCGGTCGGCGTCGGGACGCGGATCGATCCCCGAAAGGACGTCGACTGTTTCCACCCCGAGAACCGCGGACGACTTGTCGCCGGCGAGCCGCGGTTCGTCCCCGCGACGACCGCCGCCGTCCGGCGGTTGTTGGCGGCGTACGACCTCGAGACCGCGGGGCGTGACGTCGTCGTCGTCGGACGGTCCCCCACGATCGGAACGCCGCTGGCGAACCGGCTGTTCCAGCGGGCGGGCGGGAACGCCACGGTGACCGTCTGTCACTCGCACACGAATGATCTCGGCACGAAGACCCGCCGGGCGGACGTCGTCGTGGCCGCCTGCGGCGTGCCGGAACTCGTCGACGGCTCGATGCTCTCGCCGGGGGTCGTGGTCGTCGACGTGAGCGCCAACAGGCGACGTGGAGCGACGGGGACGGAGACCGTCGGCGACGTCGACTACGATTCCGCGCAGGAGACAGCAGCGGCCGTCACGCCGGTTCCGGGGGGCGTCGGACCGGTGACGGTCGCCGCGCTCCTCGACAACGTCGTTCTGGCGGCCGAACGGCGGTCGGACGGCGACGACCGGGGAACTGGTAGACGCTGA
- a CDS encoding aminodeoxychorismate/anthranilate synthase component II, with product MSPRILVVDNYDSFAYNLVQYVGAAVGAPDDGDVIVRRNDAVDVADIRALDPDGIVVSPGPGTPAEAGVSIPVFRDLSYPTLGVCLGHQALCAANGAPVGHAPDVVHGKPSTIRHDGSGVFEALPDSFEAGRYHSLAVERGDLPDCLVETARTDDEREVVMGVRHRDRPHEGVQFHPESILTDVGMGMVETFVRDCADGS from the coding sequence ATGTCTCCTCGTATCCTGGTCGTCGACAACTACGACTCGTTCGCGTACAACCTCGTCCAGTACGTCGGCGCGGCCGTCGGTGCCCCCGACGACGGCGACGTGATCGTCCGCCGCAACGACGCGGTCGACGTCGCCGACATCCGGGCGCTGGACCCCGACGGCATCGTCGTCTCGCCCGGTCCCGGCACGCCCGCCGAGGCGGGCGTCTCGATCCCCGTCTTCCGCGACCTGTCGTACCCGACCCTCGGGGTGTGTCTCGGCCACCAGGCGCTCTGTGCGGCCAACGGCGCGCCCGTCGGCCACGCCCCCGACGTGGTCCACGGCAAGCCCTCCACCATCAGACACGACGGTTCCGGGGTGTTCGAGGCACTCCCCGACTCGTTCGAGGCGGGACGCTACCACTCGCTGGCGGTCGAACGCGGCGACCTCCCCGACTGTCTCGTCGAGACGGCCCGCACGGACGACGAGCGCGAGGTCGTCATGGGCGTCCGCCACCGCGACCGCCCCCACGAGGGCGTCCAGTTCCACCCCGAGAGCATCCTCACGGACGTGGGGATGGGGATGGTCGAGACGTTCGTCCGCGACTGCGCCGACGGCTCGTAG
- the pabB gene encoding aminodeoxychorismate synthase, component I: MDQPRIVTTESSFVEAARDADPAARVPVEVRVTVTDPFLAYRRARTGPGADADGKPSPTRRAPGSDGVYLETTGGQSGWGYFAVDPISRLQVGATLEAVGDAEPSPSLAELAGLLAGETLVRGDCDVPYPCGAFGWLSYDVARELERLPETTVDDRGLPRLQLGVFDRVAAWEEPRDGETTLRVTACPRVGDDPAAAYDRGRDRALALARAATTGDPAVGAPPVRAGTATFESDCSPAAFADRVRRVKEYIRDGDTFQANVSQRLRAPAAVHPVEAFAALRRVNPAPYSALVEFPGVDLVSASPELLLDVEGEGGRLLTEPIAGTRPRGATPEEDAELADELLSDEKERAEHAMLVDLERNDLGKVSQYGSVDVPEYRRVDRYSEVMHLVSLVEGRLRPEHDVADAVAAVFPGGTITGAPKPRTMEIIDEVEATRRGPYTGSIAAFGFDGRATLNIVIRTLVRHREEYFLRVGAGIVHDSVPDREYAETLDKGRALVTALDEALGERTDLAVEDAGVAD, from the coding sequence ATGGACCAACCACGCATCGTCACGACCGAATCGAGCTTCGTCGAGGCCGCCCGCGACGCCGACCCGGCCGCGCGCGTCCCCGTCGAAGTCCGCGTCACCGTCACCGACCCGTTCCTCGCCTACCGCCGTGCCCGCACCGGCCCCGGCGCCGACGCCGACGGGAAGCCGTCGCCCACACGCCGCGCCCCGGGCTCGGACGGCGTCTACCTCGAAACCACCGGCGGGCAGTCTGGCTGGGGCTACTTCGCAGTCGACCCGATCAGCCGGCTCCAGGTCGGGGCGACCCTCGAAGCGGTCGGGGACGCCGAGCCGTCGCCCTCGCTCGCGGAGCTGGCGGGACTCCTCGCCGGGGAGACGCTCGTCCGGGGGGACTGTGACGTGCCGTATCCGTGCGGCGCGTTCGGCTGGCTCTCGTACGACGTGGCGCGCGAACTGGAGCGGCTCCCCGAGACGACCGTCGACGACCGCGGGCTTCCCCGCCTCCAGTTGGGCGTCTTCGATCGCGTCGCAGCCTGGGAGGAGCCGCGCGACGGCGAGACGACGCTCCGGGTGACGGCCTGCCCCCGCGTCGGTGACGACCCCGCAGCGGCGTACGACCGGGGTCGCGACCGGGCGCTCGCGCTCGCCCGTGCGGCCACGACCGGCGATCCGGCGGTCGGTGCGCCGCCGGTCCGCGCCGGCACCGCCACGTTCGAAAGCGACTGCTCGCCGGCCGCATTCGCCGACCGGGTCCGCCGCGTCAAGGAGTACATCCGCGACGGCGACACGTTCCAGGCGAACGTCTCCCAGCGGCTGCGCGCCCCGGCCGCGGTCCACCCGGTTGAGGCGTTCGCCGCCCTCCGACGGGTGAACCCCGCCCCGTACTCGGCGCTCGTCGAGTTCCCCGGGGTGGATCTGGTGAGCGCCTCGCCCGAACTCCTCTTGGACGTCGAGGGCGAGGGCGGCCGGCTCCTGACCGAACCCATCGCCGGTACCCGCCCCCGCGGGGCAACGCCCGAAGAGGACGCCGAGTTGGCGGACGAACTCCTGAGCGACGAGAAGGAGCGCGCCGAACACGCCATGCTGGTCGATCTCGAACGGAACGACCTCGGGAAAGTGAGCCAGTACGGCAGCGTCGACGTGCCGGAGTACCGCCGCGTCGACCGTTACTCGGAGGTGATGCATCTCGTCTCGCTCGTCGAGGGTCGGCTCCGGCCCGAGCACGACGTGGCCGACGCCGTCGCCGCCGTCTTCCCGGGCGGCACCATCACCGGAGCCCCCAAACCACGGACGATGGAGATCATCGACGAGGTGGAAGCCACGCGGAGAGGCCCCTACACCGGCTCGATCGCCGCGTTCGGCTTCGACGGACGCGCCACGCTCAACATCGTCATCCGGACGCTCGTCCGCCACCGCGAGGAGTACTTCTTACGGGTGGGCGCGGGGATCGTCCACGACTCGGTGCCGGACCGCGAGTACGCCGAGACCCTCGACAAGGGCCGCGCGCTGGTGACGGCGCTGGACGAGGCGCTCGGTGAACGGACCGACCTCGCCGTCGAGGACGCGGGGGTGGCCGACTGA
- a CDS encoding creatininase family protein, which translates to MRLAHSSWTDADAADTELAVVPVGSTEQHGPHGPLGTDTLTARAVADAGANRCGHEVVVAPAVPVGVAEEHRQFTGTLWVTEANFRAYVRDVVHSLAHHGFDRVVLVNGHGGNIDALREVAGTITRHDDAYAVPFTWFDAVGEHASEMGHGGPLETSLLLATHPDLVATDRLEAARDGGSDGWGEWLHHTNLAFDSAEFTDNGTVGDPTAASEEWGAELLDLAATALADLLGVVADRDTSRPAHK; encoded by the coding sequence ATGCGACTGGCTCACAGTTCGTGGACCGACGCCGACGCCGCAGACACCGAGCTGGCGGTCGTGCCCGTGGGGAGCACCGAACAGCACGGGCCGCACGGACCGCTCGGAACCGACACGCTCACCGCCCGGGCCGTGGCCGACGCCGGCGCGAACCGGTGTGGGCACGAGGTGGTCGTCGCACCGGCGGTCCCCGTCGGCGTCGCCGAGGAACACCGCCAGTTCACCGGCACGCTCTGGGTCACGGAAGCGAACTTCCGCGCGTACGTCCGCGACGTGGTGCACAGCCTGGCACACCACGGTTTCGACCGGGTCGTCCTCGTCAACGGCCACGGCGGGAACATCGACGCCCTCCGCGAGGTCGCCGGCACGATCACTCGCCACGACGACGCGTACGCGGTGCCGTTCACCTGGTTCGACGCGGTCGGCGAGCACGCCTCCGAGATGGGCCACGGCGGCCCGCTGGAGACGTCGCTCCTCCTGGCCACTCACCCCGACCTGGTCGCCACCGATCGCCTCGAAGCCGCCCGCGACGGCGGGAGCGACGGCTGGGGCGAGTGGCTCCACCACACGAACCTCGCGTTCGACTCCGCCGAGTTCACCGACAACGGCACCGTCGGCGACCCGACCGCGGCCAGCGAGGAGTGGGGGGCCGAACTGCTCGACCTCGCGGCGACGGCGCTCGCTGATCTCCTCGGTGTGGTCGCCGACCGTGACACGTCGCGTCCGGCACACAAGTAG
- a CDS encoding helix-turn-helix domain-containing protein gives MTLIAVVEIEHSALALGPTIRDLPEASIQVIPNSGTDPDTGMFFFMVEHADDDFEAVEARFDSDPTVEEWTRIADDETTNIYRLQHTPETKLLTPEATKVGGFTLEAKSTGHGWRIRLQLPDREAISKLWDYCREEGISFELAQMYQQEGISLDGKPLTEPQRTTLLTAYERGYFDEPRGTSHKEIAELLDISPTAVGGRIRRGTARLIEIVLADDIEGK, from the coding sequence ATGACCCTCATCGCCGTCGTGGAGATCGAACACTCGGCCCTCGCGCTCGGGCCGACAATCCGGGACCTCCCCGAGGCGTCGATCCAGGTCATCCCGAACAGCGGGACCGACCCCGACACGGGGATGTTCTTCTTCATGGTCGAACACGCCGACGACGACTTCGAGGCGGTCGAAGCACGGTTCGACAGCGACCCGACCGTCGAGGAGTGGACACGGATCGCGGACGACGAAACGACGAACATCTACCGGCTCCAGCACACCCCGGAGACGAAGCTGCTGACGCCGGAGGCGACGAAGGTCGGCGGGTTCACCCTGGAGGCGAAGAGCACCGGCCACGGCTGGCGGATCCGCCTCCAGTTGCCCGATCGCGAGGCGATCTCGAAGCTGTGGGACTACTGCCGCGAGGAGGGCATCTCCTTCGAGTTGGCCCAGATGTACCAGCAGGAGGGGATCTCACTGGACGGGAAGCCGCTGACCGAGCCGCAACGAACGACGCTGTTGACGGCGTACGAACGGGGGTACTTCGACGAGCCGCGCGGGACCTCACACAAGGAGATCGCCGAACTGCTCGACATCTCCCCGACCGCCGTCGGGGGGCGGATCAGACGGGGGACCGCCCGGCTCATCGAGATCGTGCTCGCCGACGACATCGAGGGGAAGTAA
- a CDS encoding glycosyltransferase family 2 protein, with product MNAGARSPLVSVVVPAYDRPEGLRRAVESVAGQTYRNVELIVVDDCSPTPLKPVVDSLDPGRFAAVCYLRNEENRGGSATRNRGIRAATGDYLAFLDDDDEWKPTKLARQVETFAASDDYVGLVYVGTDLVREGRVVNTVVHSLRGWVTEELLSGASISEYSGVMVRAEAVDTVGYPDERYPSWQDREWFVRLSVEYAFEACEEPLVVRHLDGDDRVTRNYVRKRDVTYPLFVETFRPLAARYGPATERRFEAAMAGKMGRTAVQHGHYADARRFLVRSLRLDPTDLDGYLFLATALGGRYTYEPARRGRQFLHRVVRS from the coding sequence GTGAACGCGGGCGCGAGGTCACCGCTCGTAAGCGTGGTCGTGCCGGCGTACGACCGACCCGAGGGGCTCCGGCGCGCGGTAGAGAGCGTCGCCGGACAGACGTACCGAAACGTCGAACTGATCGTCGTCGACGACTGCTCGCCGACGCCGCTGAAACCGGTCGTCGACTCGCTCGATCCGGGACGGTTCGCCGCCGTCTGCTACCTCCGGAACGAGGAGAACCGCGGGGGGAGCGCGACGCGCAACCGCGGGATCCGCGCCGCGACCGGCGACTACCTCGCCTTCCTCGACGACGACGACGAGTGGAAGCCGACGAAGCTCGCCCGACAGGTCGAGACGTTCGCCGCGAGTGACGACTACGTCGGCCTCGTCTACGTCGGCACCGACCTCGTCCGCGAGGGCCGGGTCGTCAACACGGTCGTCCACTCGCTCCGCGGCTGGGTGACCGAGGAGCTGCTCTCGGGGGCGTCCATCTCGGAGTACTCCGGCGTGATGGTCCGCGCCGAGGCCGTCGACACCGTCGGCTACCCCGACGAACGCTACCCGAGCTGGCAGGACCGGGAGTGGTTCGTCCGGCTGTCGGTCGAGTACGCGTTCGAGGCGTGCGAGGAACCGCTCGTCGTCCGCCACCTTGACGGCGACGACCGCGTGACGCGGAATTACGTCCGCAAGCGCGACGTGACCTACCCGCTGTTCGTCGAGACGTTCCGGCCGCTCGCCGCGCGGTACGGCCCCGCGACCGAGCGGCGGTTCGAGGCGGCGATGGCCGGGAAGATGGGTCGCACGGCCGTCCAGCACGGCCACTACGCCGACGCGCGACGCTTTCTCGTCCGGTCGCTCCGGCTCGATCCGACCGATCTCGATGGCTACCTGTTCCTCGCCACGGCGCTCGGCGGCCGGTACACGTACGAACCGGCCAGGCGAGGACGGCAGTTCCTCCACCGGGTGGTGCGGTCGTGA
- a CDS encoding glycosyltransferase → MSVDEAGPGVFGTAGAPPNYRTRALATAERSGALPRLAFFIPTMNLGGAQQVTVTIANGLAARGYAVDLVLARAVGPLLDRVDDAVGVVDLETPPISGVGVLAAVPALRRYLRRQRPDVLFAAMMNANVVGVLTHALAGVETRLVLTEHNTFGVRPGLRDRVTAGLATVLYPRADRVVGVSRGVADSVVAGTNVDAERVSVLYNPIDVKAIRAAAAEPLAGAAAEAMAGDIVFTVGRLAAAKDHATLLRAFQRVHERRPEIRLVVAGVGPKRAELESLADDLGLANAVTFVGFVDNAYAYMAAASVFVLSSKHEGLPTVLLEALACETPIVSTDCPSGPREILADGRYGRLVPVGDDVALAEAIVERLDVPTPAAALGTRAADFSLDAVLSEYESFIARVTEAGAVTRDGRS, encoded by the coding sequence GTGAGCGTCGACGAGGCCGGTCCCGGCGTGTTCGGTACGGCGGGCGCTCCACCGAACTACCGCACCCGTGCATTGGCGACGGCCGAGCGGTCGGGGGCACTGCCGCGGCTCGCCTTCTTCATCCCGACGATGAACCTCGGCGGGGCCCAGCAGGTGACAGTCACCATCGCGAACGGGCTGGCGGCGCGCGGCTACGCGGTCGATCTCGTCCTCGCCCGGGCCGTCGGGCCGTTGCTGGACCGCGTCGACGACGCGGTCGGGGTCGTCGACCTGGAGACCCCCCCGATTTCGGGGGTCGGCGTGCTCGCCGCGGTGCCGGCGCTCCGGCGGTACCTCCGGCGGCAGCGCCCGGACGTGCTGTTCGCGGCCATGATGAACGCCAACGTCGTCGGCGTGCTCACCCACGCCCTCGCCGGCGTGGAGACGCGGCTCGTCCTCACGGAGCACAACACGTTCGGCGTCCGCCCCGGGCTCCGCGACCGAGTCACGGCGGGGCTGGCGACCGTCCTCTACCCCCGGGCCGACCGCGTCGTCGGCGTGTCGCGCGGCGTCGCCGACAGCGTCGTCGCTGGGACGAACGTCGACGCCGAGCGGGTGTCGGTGTTGTACAACCCGATCGACGTCAAGGCGATCCGCGCGGCGGCGGCCGAGCCGCTCGCCGGCGCGGCCGCCGAAGCGATGGCCGGCGACATCGTGTTCACCGTCGGTCGGCTGGCGGCCGCGAAGGACCACGCGACCCTCCTGCGGGCGTTCCAACGCGTCCACGAACGACGGCCGGAGATCCGGCTCGTCGTCGCCGGGGTGGGGCCGAAGCGGGCGGAGCTGGAGTCGCTCGCCGACGATCTCGGCCTCGCCAACGCCGTCACCTTCGTCGGCTTCGTCGACAACGCGTACGCGTACATGGCCGCCGCGTCCGTGTTCGTCCTCTCCTCGAAACACGAGGGGCTCCCGACCGTGCTCTTGGAGGCGCTGGCGTGTGAGACGCCGATCGTCTCGACCGACTGCCCGTCGGGCCCGCGCGAGATCCTCGCCGACGGCCGGTACGGCCGACTCGTCCCCGTCGGCGACGACGTCGCGCTGGCCGAGGCCATCGTGGAACGCCTGGACGTGCCGACCCCGGCGGCGGCGCTCGGGACCCGCGCGGCGGACTTCTCGCTCGACGCGGTGCTCTCGGAGTACGAGTCGTTCATCGCCCGGGTGACGGAGGCCGGAGCGGTCACTCGAGACGGCCGGTCGTAG